The following is a genomic window from Acidimicrobium ferrooxidans DSM 10331.
GTTCCGTGACTCGCTCGAGACCATGTTCGTGATCGCTATCGGTGGCATGGTGACCTCGGTCCTGCGCCAGGCCCGGCGTGGGAACCTGCCGATCTATCGCTGCGAGGCCTGTGGCGGTGTGACGTCGCGTGCGTACGCGGTGTGTCGTCACTGCGGTGCGCCGGTGCGCTCCTGACCGTTGTGGCCGATGCGCAGGAATGCCACGCCGGGTGCGTAGGTTGGCGGGTCTGATGAGCCAACTGATCCCGCCCAAGTTCGAGTCGCCCGACGCAAAGTTGCGCGCGGTCGGCGCGATGTTCGATCGAGTCGCACCTCGCTACGACGCAGCCAATCGTGCGATGACGCTCGGACTCGATCTCAGGTGGCGTCGGCGTCTGCTGCGTGAGCTCGCCCTGGCCCCCGGTGCCCGCGTCCTGGATCTCGCCTGCGGTACGGGCGATTTCTTGCGCCTGCTCGCCGAGGAGGGTGCCGCGCCGATCGGCCTCGACCTCTCCGGTAGAATGTTGCGTGAAGTCCCTCCCCACTTCGATCGGGTCCAAGCCGCGGGTGAGTCGCTCCCGTTTCGCGATGAGAGCTTCGATGCTGTGGTGACAGGGTTCGCTGTTCGAAACTTTGCGTCGCCAGAAGCGGTGTTCTCGGAGGTGGCACGGGTGCTACGACCGGGTGGAGCGCTCGGGATCATCGAGGTTGCCACTCCACACTGGAGGCCGGCTCGTGCCGTTCATGCGTGGTACTTCCAGCGCGTGGCGCCGATCATCGGCTGGGTTGTCGGTCGCGACCGTGAGGCGTATCGGTATCTGCCCGCGTCGGTGGCGTTCTTGCCCGAGCCGTTCGCGTTCGCTCGCATGCTCGTCGAACGGGACTTCCTGCCGCCGAAGCGGATGCTGGTCGGCATGGGTGCTTCCCAGTTGCTCGTGACGCACAAGAGGCACGGATGAGGCAGCTCGTCGGCCTCCGCGAGGTGCGCTCGCTGGGAGGGATGCGGTCCCTCTACGGCATCATCCATCGGGCCGAGCAGCTCGGTCGGCCCTTCGAACTCGTGGAACTCGACGGTGGTATCGTGCTCGGACTCGGGGAGCCGAGGGTGGCCGAGTCCGGAGCTCCGGGTCCACGGTTCCATGCGCTCCGGTTCGGCGAGTCGACCCTCGGCCCTGGTCGCTGGTATCCCGTGGTCGTCGCGGCGGATTGGTCGCGCATCGCCGTGGTCGGCTACGAGGCCGAGGACGGCGCGTTCTCGAGCGAGCCTGCGGTCTGGGACATCGAGGAGCTTGCCTACGACCGAGCGCCGCTCGTCGGAGCGTTGATCGACCACGACCTCGCGGGTGCGCGAGCGCGCATCGAGGCGGCCATCGAAATGGTGCGCCAGGGCGCGCTGCGCAAGATCGTGGTTGCGAGTTGGGCGTGCTGGCAACCCTCGGAGCGTTTCTCGATCGCTGCGGCGGCATCACGCCTGAAGCGTGAGCACCCGCACGCGCACCTCTATGCGAGCCCCCACTGGGTC
Proteins encoded in this region:
- a CDS encoding zf-TFIIB domain-containing protein, with protein sequence MIGFVVRNWFRDSLETMFVIAIGGMVTSVLRQARRGNLPIYRCEACGGVTSRAYAVCRHCGAPVRS
- a CDS encoding ubiquinone/menaquinone biosynthesis methyltransferase, whose translation is MSQLIPPKFESPDAKLRAVGAMFDRVAPRYDAANRAMTLGLDLRWRRRLLRELALAPGARVLDLACGTGDFLRLLAEEGAAPIGLDLSGRMLREVPPHFDRVQAAGESLPFRDESFDAVVTGFAVRNFASPEAVFSEVARVLRPGGALGIIEVATPHWRPARAVHAWYFQRVAPIIGWVVGRDREAYRYLPASVAFLPEPFAFARMLVERDFLPPKRMLVGMGASQLLVTHKRHG